The region TTTTACAGATCCAAGCATGAATAACTTTATCTGTTTTTTTCATAGGCGACATGCTTCATTTGTAAcaacctcatcatcatcatcatccataTTTAATCACATTGTTTCAATCTTAATCTCGTTAAAgtaagttttgattttattttagggATTTCGTGTTACTTTTCAAGGTTATGAAATTGGTGATGACGTATTTGATTTTTGTAATTTCTAATTAAGAATATGATGAATTTTTTGTAATTTCTGGTTAAGAATATGATGAAGATGAATATGGTGTTGTTATATTTATTCAGTGtgtataagagagagagagagagagaagtggggTGGATAAGTAGACccacttttatatttaataataataataatgttaaaaagtgaaagaaaaatgaaaaataactttattaagggtataatagtctttttagtttggaCATGGACCAAAAGTGCAagcaaactagctcaaaaggactacCAATTCAAAAAAAATCAAGATTTGGACTAAAACGCCAAAAAATACAAACCACacggaccatttttgcaattttgtcaaaaacAAATATTAAATGCTAAGTTACAACTTTGATCCTTAAAATATTTGACACTTGATAATTTTGGAGGCAACATATCGGATTATCACTTTATTCCTAGCTAATGATCATTTTTGTAAGTATTCATAAAGAATATAATTGATATAATTATAAACAAAACTAATTTTGTTTAAATATATAACCATGTTgaatataaaaatacaaaaacgTTTATACCAATCtatgttttaaataaaataagATTAGAGTAATTAACTTTAAAgttgaaatttcaatttttttagtAGATAAAACTTAATATGCATGGTATTTTTGGTTTtgttaaatattttcaaaatatcatattttgtgaaaattgttATAACCTTACCCGTCAATTAATGAACTGTACCCGATTACTTTGAAATCAGATATGGAAGTTTAAGAGCCTATCCGTTAGTCCTTACTCTAGCTAGATGGTGACGTTTGAGATGGTTGAGAAGACATCTCAAAGAAGACCTAAATTTTATAGCGTTTGAAATCAGCCATGGCAGATCCTCCAACCCATTTCTTCAAGTTCATCCCTGCAGGCTTCTTATTCAATCTTGTAAGCGTCTCCAATTATGCAACATATGCTTGTACAAATTTTCACTTACAGATCATCAATGTTCATAGTTTTGCATACGCTATATTCTTTATACATATCCCTTCTTCTCACAATCACATTATGCTGTATATATGCATTTGCAGTCGGTTCCAAGCGCTTTCTTGACGAATCTGAACGGAAAGAGATGCTTGAAAGCGATACTGAGACATGGCCGTCACAAATGGTCGGTAGACATTGACGATGGGGTTTTTGGTGACGGTTGGAGGAAGTTTGTGACAGAGAATGGAGTGCAAGAGTTTGACTTTATTGTGTTCAAACATCAGGGAAACATGGTGTTTGACTTTATGGTGTTTGACCAATCTACATGTCAAAAACATTACACAAATCTATTTGACGAATTGGACGAAGAACCTCTTACAGAATCTGATACGATCTGTATACATAGTAAGCTCAGTATCTAGTATACATATATGGTTTGTACAATTTAGTATCGTAATTTCGTTTCCATAGCAGTTAATTCATTGGTGGTTGCTTTTGCCTTTTTGGTCCATAAAACTTGGAAATATATTTCGAGTTTGACATTCAGTCTTGTGTTGAAATGTTGATTGAAAGGACGGAAGAAGCTAAAAAAGCGCAAGAGGAACGATTATGCATCTCAAGACAAAGAAATATTTCAAGTTGATGACAGTGGCTGTTTCGAGTCCAAAATTACACCTTATGTTATCAAGAAGTCAAGATTGGTTAGTCCTCAACTTCATCTTAGATCAAATGAGCTGCTTTTCAACTTTAATTTGATATGATTTGTTCATTCTTATAATAATATTCTGATTACTTGAACCGGATTTCATGGAAAACTATTATTGGATCAAAAAGCTTTTGTGTTAAACCCGGAATATAACAATCATTTTTAACTTGAAACTAGTGATTGGTTGGTTTGACTTCAAAGTCAACGTATCAATAACAATAGTTGTACATGTTTTTGCAGCATGTTCCGATTAATTTTGCAAGATCAAATGGATTGATTACCCGGTGGATACACACACCAGTGTATCTAATGGATGATACACAAAGGACATGGCCAGCAACACTCACAAAAACTAAAACAGAGCTTTGTATAACTGGTTGGCGCGAATTCATTGTAAAAAATCACTTGAAAGTCGGAGACGTGTGTAGGTTTGAGCTTATTAAAAACGGAGAATTGCCTGTTTTCAAGTGCTATAGTATGTATCTTTCTCTCCCCTTTCGTATATAGCTATTTAGGTTTCGATGAATGTAAGTTGTTAGTTATCAACCATTCTGGGTTAAATGAGAACAACAAGATGGATTCATCAATTGTTAATCCACCCGATTTGTTTGTTTATTCAGATACAGGAAAGAATTTGGTGGAAAACGATATTCAAGAGAAGGGAACTAGTTCTTCGACTTTTACCAATCACCCATACTTCATTTCAACTCTCAAGCCTACTACCCTCAAAAGATGGATTCTGGTAACTTTTAGAGCCTATAAACTGTACATATTCAATATAATCATTTACATATTGTGGTGCTTCTAATTTCAGTATCTACCTGCTGACTTTTCGAAACCAAATGGTTTAAAAATTGGAGAAATGATTCTTAGAGATGATAAAGGTCGATCATGGAAAGTTCATCTCaacaaaatgaatagaacatCTTTCTATCTTGGAGGAGGTCTCAGATCTTTTCTAGTTGCAAATGGAATGAAGGAAGGTGATGAATTCAAGTTTGAGCTCCTCGAAAAAGAGAAGGACAAGTCTCCCATTGCCAACTTTCTGTGTataccttttttttttaatcttggatttagtttataTACACTTCATAATAAATTTGAATGATCCAAGGCAAGAAAAAAcagatttaatttttatattctaTTTCGGATGCTCAGTTCTTAAAAGCAAGCAGCAGATTAAATCCCATAAAGAAGAAAAACTGTCACGGAAGGAAGGTTACATTCTTTGTGAAGAAGATGGTCACCCATACTTCATGGGAGAAGTGAAGTTCTGCAGCATAAGAAAATCAGTTCTGGTAACTGAAAATAATTAAGTTATCTTTGTGAGAGAAGAGGGAATATTTCCTACTAACAAATAACAATGGTGTTTACTGTAGTTTCTGCCAATCAAGTTTGCAAAGTCGAATGGATTAATGAATCCCAGAAAGATGACTCTGAAAAATGTGGAAGATGAAAGGTCGTGGACTGTGGAGTTAGAGAATTATAAGAATAGATACTATTATATAGGACAAGGTTGGAAAGATTTTAGGGTTGCAAATGGACTGAAGAAAGGGGATCGTTTCAAATTCGAGCTTGTCAACAACGGGGAAAACCCCATTGTAAACTTTTACTTTGAAAAAAGCTGTTGAAGCTACTAGACTTCCCCAATCAATGGGCAAAAATTCCTTAATTTGACATTTAACATttgtgtatatatatggacaaaaATTCCTGTTGGTTATACAGAGGGGAATTTTCTACAGCAATCTGAATGATTGATTAAATGATCGGGGGGGTGTTCACATACACTTAACATGTGAATACACTTGTTATTCTTGATGAAGCTTATTGTGTATCTGAATGGCTGTTTAGAGTTCATTTTAAGTTTCCATCAATTTTGAGACTTCAATTTTACAAAAGTGTATGCATGTGTGTTAGACTttggattttatattttattGATGTTCAGGTTGTTTAATGATTAAATGATAACTACTTGCATATAATTTGTACAAAAAAtggaaaatgaaagatgagtaCTTGAGTGGAACCAGAATTGCATATAGCATACAGGCCATGAGTGGGATGTGAAGGGTATCATATATAAGATTGAATGGAAAGGCAAAATTGTCGTTTGAATGAAAAAGACAACGGTTTTATATAGAGTTTTGCTGGAACTTTTCTGTTGTCATTTGGGGCTGCATAGATTGAAATTATAGGCTGGAGAAGCATAAAATCGTTACTGGACATATATAAAAGATTCCAAGAGCTTTAAACAATGAATTATCCTTGTTTATTCTAAGTAAAACAAACAACGCAGTCAAAGGGGATTTGTTAAAGCTTCTTTTTCATTCCACATATCAAAATGTAGCCAAAAACCAAATATGGATTCTATGTCAAGAGACCTAAAATACTTAGTAAAATAGACAAATGAAGGTTGAAAAGATATACAACCTGATTAACCATGATTTACAACCTGGTTAACCAAGAGTACTAATTGTCCAATACATGACTCACTTCTTCATACATGTTTGGGTAAATTGGACGAATTAACATATAAAAGGCAAAATACAATACACATTCGGGAACTAAAGCTATTGTAATCTATAGTACCTTTCAAGGTGCAAATGTGTATTCATAGTTTAAGCCAATGATGTAATGCTTTTCATTTGAGTTTTATCACTTGGTGAGCATTCAATTTAAACTAGTAAAAGACTAAATATGGACATACCTATCCAAATTAAAGGTGGGCATCAAAGTGATAACAATTAACAATGATCGACTCTAAAAGAAGCTACATAAAGAACTAAAAGAAGCTACATAAAGAACGGTTTAAAAAGGCAAAACTACATAAATGAAGATCAATTTACTAGATGTGAAAGAACGTAAAGCAAGAGAAACAGGTCAAAATAACAGACAACATAGAGCGCTATGGGTTGAAGGAAACAACTTCATGACTTGAGTTTTTCTTTTTGCGGTGTAATCTGGGAGTGAGGGAAAGATTTCTGAAGTGttgtctgaatttttaagagtgAATTTTTAAGAGGGTTTGAATTTTTGTGGTGAATGataaaaataaccattttacccttctgtattAGTTTTTGTTGATTTcaatattttcattttaaaaaaataaccgAACCAACTCTTtgaataattataatttattacaTCAAACGAAAAAGGCTCAAAATTAGACTATTTTGATTACAACATCAAACGTTCAATATATATATTAGACCAAGTTATAAAAGTAGAAAAAAccatctagcatacaaaattgtTGGTCGAAAACTTCCTATTTAATCATAAAAAAATCAGGCAAGGGCATTGGGTATTGATTATAAGTCAttaataaacacattttatgtGTTTGAAACTTTTTACACAACTCTTATTTCACCTGAGTGCAAATCAATAGAAATACATACATTTTTCCATTGGAGT is a window of Lactuca sativa cultivar Salinas chromosome 1, Lsat_Salinas_v11, whole genome shotgun sequence DNA encoding:
- the LOC111917425 gene encoding B3 domain-containing protein REM17 → MADPPTHFFKFIPAGFLFNLSVPSAFLTNLNGKRCLKAILRHGRHKWSVDIDDGVFGDGWRKFVTENGVQEFDFIVFKHQGNMVFDFMVFDQSTCQKHYTNLFDELDEEPLTESDTICIHRRKKLKKRKRNDYASQDKEIFQVDDSGCFESKITPYVIKKSRLHVPINFARSNGLITRWIHTPVYLMDDTQRTWPATLTKTKTELCITGWREFIVKNHLKVGDVCRFELIKNGELPVFKCYNTGKNLVENDIQEKGTSSSTFTNHPYFISTLKPTTLKRWILYLPADFSKPNGLKIGEMILRDDKGRSWKVHLNKMNRTSFYLGGGLRSFLVANGMKEGDEFKFELLEKEKDKSPIANFLFLKSKQQIKSHKEEKLSRKEGYILCEEDGHPYFMGEVKFCSIRKSVLFLPIKFAKSNGLMNPRKMTLKNVEDERSWTVELENYKNRYYYIGQGWKDFRVANGLKKGDRFKFELVNNGENPIVNFYFEKSC